A region from the Mycobacterium heidelbergense genome encodes:
- a CDS encoding acyl-CoA synthetase: MVDLNLSIVTRPVERLIATAQNGLEVLRLGGLETGSVPSPSHIVESVPMYKLRRYFPPDSRPGQPPVGPPVLMVHPMMMSADMWDVTRDEGAVGILHANGIDPWVIDFGSPDKVEGGMSRNLADHIVALSQAIDTVKDTTGSDVHLVGYSQGGMWCYQVAAYRRSKNLASIVAFGSPVDTLAALPMGIPANFGAAAANFMADHVFSRLAIPSWMARTGFQMMDPLKTAKARVDFVRQLHDREALLPREQQRRFLEREGWIAWSGPAISELLKQFIAHNRMMTGGFAVNGQMVTLTDITCPVLAFVGEVDDIGQPASVRGIRRAAPNAEVYECLIRTGHFGLVVGSKAAQHSWPTVAAWVRWLSTGGDKPASIDLMADQPVEHTDSGVALSSRVAHGIGEVSEAALEVVRGAANTVVAANKSMRTLAVETVRTLPRLVRLGQINDHTRVSLGRIIDEQAHDAPQGEFLLFDGRVHTYEAVNRRIDNVVRGLIEVGVRQGDRVGVLMETRPSALVAIAALSRLGAVAVVMRPDADLAASVRLGGVSEILTDPTNLDAARQLPGQVLVLGGGETRDLNLPEDASEQAHVIDMEQIDPDAVRLPAWYRPNPGLARDLAFIAFSSAGGELVAKQITNYRWAVSAFGTASTAALDRRDTVYCLTPLHHESALLVSLGGAVVGGTRIALSRGLRPDRFVQEVRQYGVTVVSYTWAMLREIVDDPAFVLHGNHPVRLFIGSGMPTGLWGRVLDAFAPAQVVEFFATTDGQAVLANVSGAKIGSKGRPLPGVGRVELGAYDAEHNLILEDDRGFVQVAEANQVGVLLAASKGPIDPSASVKRGVFAPADTWISTEYLFYRDTDGDYWLAGRRGSVVRTARGLVFAEPVTDALSRINGVDLAVTYNVPVGDRQVAVSAVTLLPGATITAADVTEAVADIPIGAGPDVVYVCPAMTLSASYRPTVSGLRAAGIPKSGRQAWYFDAAGNQFRRLTPGARSELSGAR, encoded by the coding sequence GTGGTGGATCTGAATCTTTCGATCGTCACACGACCGGTCGAGCGTCTGATCGCTACGGCACAGAACGGGCTGGAGGTTTTGCGGCTGGGGGGTTTGGAAACCGGCAGCGTCCCGTCGCCATCCCACATCGTCGAGAGCGTCCCGATGTACAAGCTGCGACGGTATTTCCCGCCGGACAGCCGACCCGGGCAGCCGCCCGTGGGCCCGCCGGTGCTGATGGTGCACCCGATGATGATGTCGGCGGACATGTGGGACGTCACCCGGGACGAGGGGGCGGTCGGGATCCTGCACGCCAACGGGATCGATCCCTGGGTCATCGACTTCGGCTCACCCGACAAGGTCGAGGGCGGCATGAGCCGGAACCTGGCCGACCACATCGTCGCGCTCAGCCAGGCGATCGACACGGTCAAGGACACCACCGGCAGCGATGTGCACCTCGTCGGTTACTCGCAGGGCGGGATGTGGTGTTATCAGGTCGCCGCCTATCGGCGGTCGAAGAACCTCGCCAGCATCGTGGCGTTCGGGTCGCCGGTGGACACCCTGGCCGCCCTGCCCATGGGCATCCCGGCAAACTTCGGCGCGGCCGCCGCCAACTTCATGGCCGATCATGTCTTCAGCCGGCTGGCCATCCCAAGCTGGATGGCGCGCACCGGTTTCCAGATGATGGACCCGCTCAAGACCGCCAAGGCGCGGGTGGACTTCGTGCGCCAGCTGCACGACAGGGAGGCACTGCTGCCGCGCGAACAGCAGCGCCGGTTCCTGGAGCGCGAAGGCTGGATCGCCTGGTCGGGCCCGGCGATCTCCGAGTTGCTCAAGCAGTTCATCGCCCACAACCGCATGATGACCGGCGGTTTCGCCGTCAACGGACAGATGGTCACGCTCACCGACATCACCTGCCCGGTCCTGGCCTTCGTCGGCGAGGTCGACGACATCGGGCAGCCGGCGTCGGTGCGCGGCATCCGCCGGGCGGCGCCGAACGCCGAAGTCTACGAATGCCTCATCCGGACAGGCCATTTCGGCCTGGTCGTGGGATCCAAAGCGGCACAACACAGCTGGCCCACCGTCGCCGCATGGGTGCGATGGCTGTCCACCGGCGGCGACAAGCCGGCCAGCATCGACCTGATGGCCGATCAGCCGGTCGAACACACCGACAGCGGCGTCGCGCTGAGCTCCCGGGTCGCCCACGGCATCGGGGAGGTCTCCGAGGCGGCGTTGGAGGTGGTGCGCGGCGCGGCCAACACGGTCGTGGCGGCCAACAAATCCATGCGCACCCTGGCCGTGGAGACGGTCCGGACGCTGCCGCGACTGGTCCGGCTGGGACAGATCAACGACCACACCCGCGTCTCGCTGGGCCGCATCATCGACGAGCAGGCGCACGACGCCCCGCAGGGCGAGTTCCTCCTGTTCGACGGCCGCGTGCACACCTACGAGGCCGTGAACCGGCGCATCGACAACGTCGTTCGCGGCCTGATCGAGGTCGGGGTGCGGCAGGGCGACCGCGTGGGCGTCCTGATGGAGACGCGGCCCAGCGCGCTGGTCGCCATCGCCGCGCTGTCGCGGCTGGGCGCCGTCGCCGTGGTGATGCGGCCCGACGCCGACCTGGCCGCGTCGGTCCGGCTCGGTGGGGTTAGCGAGATCCTGACCGATCCCACCAATCTCGACGCGGCGCGCCAGCTGCCGGGCCAGGTGCTGGTGCTCGGCGGCGGTGAGACCCGCGACCTGAACCTGCCCGAGGACGCCTCCGAGCAGGCCCACGTCATCGACATGGAGCAGATCGACCCGGACGCCGTCCGGCTGCCGGCGTGGTACCGGCCCAACCCCGGCCTGGCCCGCGACCTGGCGTTCATCGCGTTCAGCTCGGCCGGCGGCGAGCTGGTGGCCAAGCAGATCACCAACTACCGGTGGGCGGTGTCGGCTTTCGGGACCGCCTCGACGGCCGCCCTCGACCGCCGCGACACCGTCTACTGTTTAACCCCGCTGCACCACGAGTCCGCGCTGCTGGTCAGCCTGGGTGGCGCGGTCGTCGGCGGCACCCGCATCGCGCTGTCGCGCGGCCTGCGACCCGACCGGTTCGTCCAGGAGGTGCGGCAGTACGGCGTCACGGTGGTGTCCTATACCTGGGCCATGCTCCGCGAGATTGTCGACGATCCCGCGTTCGTGCTGCACGGCAACCACCCGGTGCGCCTGTTCATCGGCTCGGGCATGCCGACCGGATTGTGGGGGCGGGTTCTCGACGCGTTCGCGCCCGCACAGGTCGTCGAGTTCTTCGCCACCACCGACGGACAGGCGGTGCTGGCCAACGTTTCCGGCGCCAAGATCGGCAGCAAGGGCCGACCGCTGCCCGGCGTCGGGCGGGTCGAGCTCGGCGCGTACGACGCCGAGCACAACCTGATCCTGGAGGACGACCGCGGCTTCGTGCAGGTCGCCGAGGCCAACCAGGTCGGCGTGCTGCTGGCCGCGTCCAAGGGGCCGATCGATCCGAGCGCGTCGGTCAAACGGGGGGTCTTCGCCCCCGCCGATACCTGGATATCGACCGAATACCTCTTCTACCGCGACACCGACGGGGATTACTGGCTGGCGGGCAGGCGCGGTTCGGTGGTCCGCACCGCGCGCGGGCTGGTGTTCGCCGAGCCGGTCACCGACGCGCTGAGCCGCATTAACGGCGTCGACCTCGCGGTCACCTACAACGTGCCGGTGGGTGACCGGCAGGTGGCCGTCTCGGCGGTGACGCTGCTGCCCGGGGCCACCATCACCGCGGCCGACGTGACCGAGGCCGTCGCCGACATCCCCATCGGGGCGGGACCCGACGTCGTGTACGTGTGTCCGGCGATGACGCTGAGCGCGAGCTACCGGCCCACCGTCAGCGGCCTGCGGGCGGCCGGGATTCCCAAGTCGGGACGCCAGGCGTGGTATTTCGACGCGGCCGGCAACCAGTTTCGCCGGCTGACGCCCGGGGCGCGGTCCGAGCTGAGCGGGGCGCGCTGA
- a CDS encoding HNH endonuclease signature motif containing protein, which yields MFDEKVRREVHARFDEMFERRYPSTTAESAALLDRIGAASRAENRQAAAQLELIGELFAYRLSRCGETEEWAIDTMEAVAAEIGAHLRISQGLASSRVRYARALRERLPKVADIFRAGDIDYRVFQTLVYRTDLITDPDVLARVDAQLAANVVRWPSMTQGRLGAQVDKIVARADADAVRRRRERVTGREVCIGPVGDGLSDISATVLTPDAQALDQRLDALAATVCAHDPRTRAQRRADAVGALAAGADRLGCRCGRGDCAAGDRPAASPVVIHVIAEQATLEGRSAGPASALGADGLIAPELIAELAKSARLVSLVHPLDAPPEKGYVPSKALADFVRCRDLTCRWPGCDRPAVGCDIDHTIPYTQGGATHASNLKCYCRTHHLVKTFCGWTDQQLPDGTLILTSPTGQTYVSTPGSALLFPSLCAPTGELPTPPTPPTTECHSERRGERTAMMPRRRRTRAQDRATRIATERHHNRQTRLATQTKHTGPAPPDDPPPF from the coding sequence ATGTTCGATGAGAAGGTGCGGCGTGAGGTTCACGCCCGGTTTGACGAGATGTTCGAGCGGCGTTATCCGTCGACGACGGCGGAGTCGGCGGCCTTGCTGGATCGGATTGGTGCGGCTTCGCGGGCGGAGAATCGGCAGGCGGCGGCCCAGCTGGAGTTGATCGGGGAGTTGTTCGCGTATCGGTTGTCGCGGTGTGGTGAGACCGAGGAGTGGGCGATTGACACGATGGAGGCGGTGGCCGCCGAGATCGGCGCGCATCTGCGGATCAGCCAGGGCCTGGCGTCCAGCCGGGTGCGCTATGCGCGGGCGCTGCGCGAGCGCCTGCCCAAGGTGGCTGACATTTTTCGGGCCGGCGATATTGATTATCGGGTGTTTCAGACGCTGGTGTATCGCACGGATCTGATCACCGATCCCGACGTGCTGGCCCGGGTGGACGCACAGTTGGCGGCGAATGTGGTGCGCTGGCCGTCGATGACGCAGGGCCGGTTGGGTGCGCAGGTGGACAAGATCGTGGCCCGCGCTGATGCCGATGCGGTGCGGCGGCGCCGCGAGCGCGTGACCGGCCGCGAGGTCTGCATCGGGCCAGTGGGCGACGGGCTCTCCGACATCAGTGCGACCGTGTTGACCCCGGATGCCCAAGCCCTCGATCAGCGGTTGGATGCGTTGGCGGCCACGGTGTGCGCCCACGATCCGCGCACCCGTGCCCAGCGCCGCGCCGACGCGGTGGGGGCGCTGGCCGCCGGCGCCGACCGGCTGGGGTGCCGGTGTGGACGCGGCGATTGCGCGGCCGGGGATCGGCCGGCGGCCTCGCCGGTGGTGATTCATGTGATCGCCGAGCAGGCCACCCTCGAGGGCCGCTCGGCGGGACCCGCCTCGGCGTTGGGCGCCGACGGGCTCATCGCGCCGGAGCTGATCGCCGAACTGGCTAAGTCGGCCAGGCTGGTGTCGCTGGTCCACCCCCTGGATGCTCCGCCGGAGAAGGGGTATGTGCCGTCGAAGGCGTTGGCTGATTTCGTGCGCTGTCGGGATCTGACGTGTCGCTGGCCCGGTTGTGATCGCCCCGCCGTCGGCTGCGACATCGACCACACCATCCCCTACACCCAAGGTGGGGCCACGCATGCGTCCAACCTCAAGTGCTACTGCAGAACTCATCACTTAGTGAAGACGTTTTGCGGCTGGACCGACCAGCAACTACCGGACGGGACGCTGATCTTGACCTCCCCGACCGGACAGACCTACGTCAGCACCCCGGGCAGCGCCCTGCTGTTCCCCAGCCTGTGCGCACCCACCGGCGAACTACCCACCCCACCCACCCCACCCACCACCGAGTGCCACAGCGAGCGCCGCGGCGAGCGCACCGCCATGATGCCCCGACGCCGCCGCACCCGCGCCCAAGACCGCGCCACCCGCATCGCCACCGAACGCCACCACAACCGCCAAACCCGCCTGGCCACCCAAACCAAACACACCGGCCCCGCACCACCCGACGACCCACCACCCTTTTAA
- a CDS encoding enolase C-terminal domain-like protein: MSTFDRLDSRIDEVTAQAYEIPTDAPEADGTFAWSSTTLVLVEAVAGGRRGIGYTYAAGACRRLITGPLAHAVSGHSALDISGAWASMVRAIRNDGRPGLASCAISAVDTALWDLKGKLLDIPVCRLLGVAHPEVPIYGSGGFTTYDEREARAQLERWVETWAIPRVKIKIGESWGSDERRDLDRIAFARKVIGPDTELYVDANGGYRRKQAIRVARAMAEHNVVWFEEPVSSDDLAGLREVRDQVTADVAAGEYGYDLAYFNRMLGAEAVDCLQIDVTRCGGITDWLRAAAVAAAHNVDVSGHCAPNLHAHVAAAVPNLRHLEYFHDHHRIEHMLFDGALSPDGGTLRPDRHRPGLGLEFKHRDAEQYRVG, translated from the coding sequence TTGTCCACCTTCGATCGCCTTGACTCCCGCATCGACGAGGTCACCGCGCAGGCATACGAAATCCCCACCGACGCACCGGAAGCCGATGGCACCTTCGCCTGGTCGTCGACGACGCTGGTCCTGGTCGAGGCGGTGGCGGGCGGCCGCCGCGGCATCGGCTACACGTATGCGGCCGGTGCGTGCCGCCGGCTGATCACCGGGCCGCTCGCCCACGCGGTCTCCGGGCACAGCGCGCTCGACATCTCCGGCGCATGGGCGTCGATGGTCAGGGCGATCCGCAACGACGGGCGCCCGGGGCTGGCCTCCTGCGCGATCTCGGCGGTCGACACCGCGCTGTGGGACCTCAAAGGCAAACTCCTGGACATACCGGTGTGCAGGCTGCTCGGCGTGGCGCATCCGGAGGTGCCGATCTACGGCAGCGGCGGCTTCACCACCTACGACGAACGAGAGGCCCGCGCCCAGCTGGAGCGTTGGGTCGAAACCTGGGCGATCCCCCGCGTGAAAATCAAGATCGGCGAGTCGTGGGGTTCTGACGAGCGCCGCGACCTGGACCGAATAGCCTTCGCGCGCAAGGTGATCGGGCCCGACACCGAACTGTATGTCGACGCCAACGGAGGCTACCGCCGCAAACAGGCGATCCGGGTCGCCCGCGCCATGGCCGAGCACAACGTCGTCTGGTTCGAAGAGCCCGTGTCGTCCGACGACCTCGCCGGGCTCCGCGAGGTGCGCGACCAGGTCACGGCGGACGTTGCCGCCGGTGAATACGGCTACGACCTGGCCTACTTCAACCGGATGCTGGGCGCCGAAGCCGTCGACTGCCTGCAGATCGACGTCACCCGGTGCGGCGGGATCACCGACTGGCTGCGAGCCGCGGCGGTGGCGGCCGCGCACAACGTCGACGTGTCCGGGCATTGCGCCCCCAACCTGCACGCCCACGTCGCCGCCGCGGTCCCCAACCTGCGGCACCTGGAGTACTTCCACGACCACCACCGCATCGAGCACATGCTCTTCGACGGCGCCCTGTCCCCCGACGGCGGCACGCTGCGGCCGGATCGGCACCGGCCCGGGCTGGGACTCGAGTTCAAACACCGCGACGCCGAGCAGTACCGCGTGGGGTGA
- a CDS encoding SDR family oxidoreductase — MTQTVVITGASAGIGRATAQLFGRRGANVALLARGAAGLQGAARDVEAGGGKALAIPTDVADHKAVAAAADEAEAAFGPIDTWVNVAFTSVFAPFGEITAEEFKRVTEVTYLGYVYGTMAALAKMRPRDHGTIVQVGSALGQRSIPLQSAYCGAKHAVNGFTESVRCELLHEDSNVRITLVQMSAVNTPQFSWVLSRLPRHPQPVPPIYQPEVAARGVVHAADHPERKQYWVGDSTAVTLLGQKFVAPLLDRYLGRTGYDSQQTDERANGHRPHNLWQPVDHEPGSDRGAHGEFDDRSHAHSPQAWLSHHLFVGGTGALTLGVGALLGALSARRRSP, encoded by the coding sequence ATGACGCAGACAGTGGTGATCACCGGAGCCAGCGCCGGCATCGGCCGCGCCACCGCCCAACTGTTCGGGCGGCGCGGCGCGAATGTCGCCCTGCTCGCGCGCGGCGCCGCCGGGCTTCAGGGCGCCGCCCGCGACGTCGAGGCCGGCGGCGGCAAGGCGCTGGCCATCCCGACGGACGTGGCCGACCACAAGGCCGTCGCGGCCGCCGCCGACGAGGCCGAAGCCGCGTTCGGGCCCATCGACACCTGGGTCAACGTCGCGTTCACCTCGGTGTTCGCGCCCTTCGGCGAGATCACCGCCGAGGAGTTCAAGCGCGTCACCGAGGTGACCTACCTCGGGTATGTGTACGGCACCATGGCGGCGCTGGCGAAGATGCGCCCGCGCGACCACGGCACCATCGTGCAGGTCGGCTCCGCGCTCGGCCAGCGCTCCATCCCGCTGCAGTCGGCTTACTGCGGCGCCAAGCACGCCGTCAACGGGTTCACCGAATCGGTGCGCTGCGAGCTGCTGCACGAGGACTCGAACGTGCGGATCACCCTGGTGCAGATGTCGGCGGTCAACACCCCCCAGTTTTCCTGGGTGCTGTCCCGCCTGCCCCGCCATCCCCAGCCGGTGCCACCGATCTATCAGCCGGAAGTCGCCGCCCGCGGCGTCGTCCATGCCGCCGATCATCCGGAACGCAAACAATATTGGGTCGGCGACAGCACCGCGGTCACGCTCCTCGGGCAGAAGTTCGTCGCTCCGCTGCTGGACCGCTACCTCGGCCGCACCGGGTACGACTCGCAGCAGACCGACGAACGCGCGAATGGCCATCGGCCGCACAACCTCTGGCAACCGGTCGATCACGAGCCCGGCAGCGACCGCGGCGCGCACGGCGAGTTCGACGACCGGTCGCACGCCCACAGCCCGCAAGCCTGGCTCTCCCACCATCTTTTCGTCGGCGGCACCGGGGCGCTGACCCTTGGCGTGGGCGCGCTGCTCGGGGCGCTTTCGGCCCGCCGGCGGTCGCCCTAG
- a CDS encoding glycoside hydrolase family 15 protein, translating into MTEQTIDIEAAFPPRVLREYALLADGERGALIGPQGEVTWMCAPRWDSDAVFSSLIGGGGVYAVTPTDVRHVWGGYYEPGTLIWRNRWTTRGGIVECREALAFPGDPDRVVLLRRLMGRRGTARLRVLLQPSAAFGRHGPGQPSLDDAVWSGRSGRLRWRWSGGRDARPVHSAHGRGEPLMCEITLDEGQHHDLVLELSERALPDRPPDPDIAWDATEAAWRRSVPELNCTIAPRDGRHAYAVLRGLTSSGGGMVAAATMSLPERAHTNQNYDYRYAWIRDQAYAGVAAAAVGATELLDRAIEFVGARLLEDGPHLKPAYTVTGGCVPAEETLDLPGYPGGTDKVGNRVNQQFQLDVFGEALQLLARGGSADRLDAEGWRAAQAAVAAIEKRWRDPDAGIWEIDEQHWTQSRLACVAGLRAIAKVAGAGTEVASCASLADAILADTAASSLHPRGGYWQRSPRLAGVDASLLLPPVRGAVPADDPRTRATLDAVRRELAHDGFVYRFRHDGRDLGDAEGAFLLCGFMMALAEHQLGHHHCAMRWFERNRAACGPPGLFCEEYDVRQRQLRGNLPQAFAHALLLECTATLADDAVHHD; encoded by the coding sequence GTGACTGAGCAGACGATCGACATCGAGGCGGCCTTCCCGCCCCGGGTGCTCCGAGAGTACGCGCTGCTCGCCGACGGCGAGCGCGGCGCGTTGATCGGGCCGCAGGGCGAGGTCACCTGGATGTGCGCGCCACGCTGGGATTCCGACGCCGTCTTCTCCAGCCTGATCGGCGGCGGCGGGGTTTACGCGGTCACCCCGACCGACGTCCGGCACGTGTGGGGCGGCTACTACGAGCCGGGCACGCTGATCTGGCGCAACCGCTGGACCACCCGCGGCGGCATCGTGGAATGCCGCGAGGCGCTGGCCTTTCCGGGCGACCCCGACCGGGTGGTGCTGTTGCGACGCCTCATGGGCCGCCGCGGCACCGCCCGGCTGCGGGTGCTGCTGCAACCGAGCGCCGCGTTCGGGCGCCACGGTCCCGGCCAGCCGAGCCTCGACGACGCAGTGTGGAGCGGCCGGTCGGGGCGGTTGCGGTGGCGGTGGTCGGGGGGCCGCGACGCGCGTCCCGTGCACTCGGCACACGGCCGAGGCGAACCGCTCATGTGCGAGATCACCCTCGACGAGGGCCAGCACCACGATTTGGTGCTGGAGCTTTCCGAACGCGCACTGCCCGACCGGCCGCCCGACCCCGACATCGCCTGGGACGCCACCGAGGCCGCGTGGCGGCGCAGCGTGCCCGAGCTGAACTGCACCATCGCGCCCCGCGACGGGCGCCACGCCTACGCGGTGCTGCGCGGGCTGACCAGCAGCGGCGGCGGCATGGTCGCCGCGGCCACCATGAGCCTGCCCGAACGCGCGCACACCAACCAGAACTACGACTACCGCTACGCCTGGATCCGGGACCAGGCGTACGCCGGGGTCGCCGCCGCGGCCGTCGGGGCGACGGAGCTACTCGACCGTGCGATCGAGTTCGTCGGCGCCCGGCTGCTCGAGGACGGCCCGCACCTCAAACCCGCCTACACCGTCACCGGCGGTTGCGTGCCCGCCGAGGAAACCCTCGACCTGCCCGGCTACCCGGGCGGCACCGACAAGGTCGGCAACCGGGTCAACCAGCAATTCCAGCTCGACGTCTTCGGCGAGGCGCTGCAGCTACTGGCCAGGGGCGGCAGCGCCGACCGGCTCGACGCCGAGGGCTGGCGCGCCGCGCAGGCCGCCGTCGCCGCGATCGAAAAGCGCTGGCGCGACCCGGATGCCGGGATCTGGGAGATCGACGAGCAGCACTGGACGCAGTCCCGCCTGGCGTGCGTGGCCGGGCTGCGTGCCATCGCCAAGGTGGCTGGCGCCGGCACCGAGGTCGCCTCCTGCGCTTCGCTGGCCGACGCCATCCTCGCCGACACCGCGGCCAGCAGCCTGCACCCGCGCGGCGGCTACTGGCAACGCAGCCCGCGGCTGGCCGGGGTCGACGCCTCGCTGCTGCTGCCGCCCGTGCGCGGCGCCGTGCCCGCCGACGATCCCCGCACCCGGGCCACGCTGGACGCCGTCCGCCGGGAACTCGCCCACGACGGGTTCGTCTACCGGTTCCGGCACGACGGGCGTGACCTGGGCGACGCCGAGGGGGCCTTCCTGCTCTGCGGATTCATGATGGCGCTGGCCGAACACCAGCTGGGCCACCACCACTGCGCGATGCGCTGGTTCGAACGCAACCGCGCCGCCTGCGGGCCCCCGGGCCTGTTCTGCGAGGAATACGACGTCAGGCAGCGCCAGCTTCGTGGCAACCTGCCCCAGGCGTTCGCGCACGCCTTGCTGCTGGAATGCACGGCCACCCTCGCCGACGACGCCGTCCACCACGACTGA
- a CDS encoding ABC-F family ATP-binding cassette domain-containing protein, which produces MAHLLGAEAVRLEYPTQVVFESVSLGVNDGARIGIVGRNGDGKSSLLGLLTGELRPDAGRVTRRSGVRVSALSQADTLDPDRTVGWTLVGEAPAHQWAGDARVRDVVGGLVSDMDWDAPVATLSGGQRRRVQLARLLVGEWDVIALDEPTNHLDIEGITWLAGHLRQRWARNTGGLLLVTHDRWFLDEVATATWEVHDGIVEPFEGGYAAYVLQRVERDRLAAAAEAKRQNLMRKELAWLRRGPPARTSKPRFRIEAANQLIADVPPLRNTVELAKLVTARLGKDVVDLLDVSVSFEGRPVLRDVEWRIAPGERTGIVGANGAGKSTLLGLIAGTIRPDTGRVKRGKTVRLAVLDQRGDDLSAVAADRIADVLGRLPGGYQVDGREVTPAQLLERLGFARGQLSARVGDLSGGQRRRLQLMLTLLSEPNVLLLDEPTNDVDTDMLTATEDLLDSWAGTLIVVSHDRYLLERVTDQQYAILDGRLRHLPGGIDEYLRLAAQRTTPSAAEASPAQPRAMSGAQRRSAEKELAAVDRQLARLADRIAAKHHELADHDQSDHVGLTELTRELRGLEDEVAALESRWLELSETL; this is translated from the coding sequence GTGGCGCATCTACTGGGAGCCGAGGCCGTCCGCCTGGAATACCCGACGCAGGTGGTGTTCGAGTCGGTCTCGCTGGGCGTCAACGACGGCGCGCGCATCGGCATCGTGGGGCGCAACGGGGACGGCAAGTCGAGCCTGCTGGGTTTGCTGACGGGCGAACTGCGGCCCGATGCCGGGCGGGTCACCCGGCGCAGCGGGGTGCGGGTCAGCGCGCTGAGCCAGGCGGACACCCTCGACCCCGACCGCACCGTGGGCTGGACACTGGTCGGCGAGGCGCCCGCGCACCAGTGGGCGGGCGACGCGCGGGTGCGCGACGTGGTCGGCGGCCTGGTGTCCGACATGGATTGGGACGCGCCGGTCGCCACGCTGTCCGGCGGGCAGCGCCGGCGGGTGCAGCTGGCCAGGCTGCTGGTCGGCGAATGGGACGTGATCGCCCTCGACGAGCCCACCAACCACCTGGACATCGAGGGAATCACCTGGCTGGCCGGCCACCTGCGGCAACGCTGGGCGCGCAACACCGGCGGGCTGCTGCTGGTCACCCACGACCGCTGGTTTCTCGACGAGGTCGCCACCGCGACGTGGGAGGTGCACGACGGGATCGTCGAGCCGTTCGAGGGCGGGTATGCGGCGTACGTGCTGCAGCGCGTCGAGCGCGACCGGCTGGCCGCCGCGGCCGAGGCCAAGCGGCAGAACCTGATGCGCAAGGAGCTGGCCTGGCTGCGCCGCGGGCCGCCGGCGCGGACCTCGAAGCCCCGGTTCCGGATCGAGGCCGCCAACCAGCTGATCGCCGACGTGCCGCCGCTGCGCAACACCGTCGAGCTGGCCAAGCTGGTGACCGCGCGGCTCGGCAAGGACGTCGTCGACCTGCTCGACGTGTCGGTCTCGTTCGAGGGGCGCCCCGTGCTGCGCGACGTCGAATGGCGGATCGCCCCGGGTGAACGCACCGGCATCGTCGGGGCCAATGGCGCCGGGAAGTCGACGCTGCTGGGGCTGATCGCCGGCACCATCAGGCCGGACACCGGGCGCGTCAAGCGCGGCAAGACCGTTCGGCTGGCGGTGCTCGACCAGCGCGGCGACGACCTGTCGGCGGTCGCGGCCGACCGGATCGCCGACGTGCTGGGCCGGCTGCCCGGCGGCTATCAGGTCGACGGCCGCGAGGTCACCCCGGCCCAGCTGCTGGAGCGGCTCGGGTTCGCGCGCGGCCAGCTGTCGGCGCGGGTCGGCGACCTGTCCGGCGGGCAGCGGCGCCGGTTGCAGCTGATGCTCACGCTGTTGTCGGAACCCAACGTGTTACTCCTCGACGAGCCCACCAACGACGTCGACACCGACATGCTCACGGCCACCGAAGACCTGCTCGACTCCTGGGCGGGCACGCTGATCGTCGTGTCGCACGATCGCTACCTGCTCGAGCGGGTCACCGATCAGCAGTACGCGATCCTCGACGGCCGGCTGCGGCATCTGCCGGGCGGCATCGACGAATACCTGCGGCTGGCCGCCCAGCGGACGACCCCGTCGGCGGCCGAAGCGTCGCCCGCCCAACCGCGGGCGATGTCGGGCGCGCAGCGCCGCTCGGCCGAGAAGGAGCTGGCCGCGGTCGACCGTCAGCTCGCCCGCCTGGCCGATCGGATCGCGGCCAAACACCACGAACTCGCCGACCACGATCAGTCCGACCACGTCGGGTTGACGGAGCTGACCCGCGAGCTGCGCGGCCTGGAAGACGAGGTCGCCGCGCTCGAGAGCCGCTGGTTGGAGCTGTCGGAGACGCTCTGA